Proteins encoded by one window of Cryptococcus gattii WM276 chromosome K, complete sequence:
- a CDS encoding Peptide chain release factor 1, mitochondrial precursor, putative (Similar to TIGR gene model, INSD accession AAW46292.1): MDVLLIPEHMFVPSKARQALCLASIHARCLSRSNSSAHQCPCGCSKFQPGLSSFLSRRQLSIVARAVTLEQNTRYAGPKRSYASVSLSKWATETEKTHTKLIEAAEARVNVYKKVMENEAKATDIDVKGQIERARVQKELAPLLEVWNRYLELKQSIIDMKPFLEDSDPTLREMFETEHASLCTELDTLIISTFPTVLLPPSSTASLPAVMSLNAGVGGLESALCTEDLARMYLRFATNRGWKVEEISRVEGTGGKGGGGIRELTVKFEPPQYAEEGTEVYGALQWEKGVHRIQRVPANETQGRIHTSTVAVIVLPMYPDTAEAPLVDPKDVRIDVMRARGAGGQHVNRTESAVRLTHIPTGITVSMQDSRSQHQNRAWAWEILRARLSEKKHNEEVEARRASRRDQVKGADRSDKIRTYNFNQDRLTDHRFGITVTGLQRVLDGEGLEDVISMMKKDVDERRLEALLEGEEDLDY, encoded by the exons ATGGATGTGTTGCTCATACCTGAACACATGTTCGTCCCCTCAAAAGCAAGACAGGCATTATGCCTTGCGAGTATACACGCGAGATGTCTCTCAAGGTCCAACAGCAGCGCTCATCAATGCCCATGCGGTTGCTCCAAATTTCAGCCGGGTCTCTCATCATTCTTGTCTCGAAGACAGCTTTCAATTGTTGCCAGAGCGGTCACTCTGGAGCAGAACACGCGATATGCTGGACCTAAAAGGAGCTATGCTTCTGTCAGCCTAAGTAAATGGGCCACTGAAACCGAGAAGACACATACAAAGTTGATTGAAGCTGCTGAAGCCAGAGTCAATGTCTACAAAAAGGTCATGGAAAAC GAAGCGAAAGCAACAGACATAGATGTAAAGGGCCAAATCGAAAGGGCAAGAGTGCAAAAAGAACTTGCGCCTTTACTTGAAGTCTGGAATAGGTATCTTGAGCTCAAACAG TCCATTATTGACATGAAGCCTTTCCTCGAAGATTCCGACCCCACTCTTCGCGAGATGTTCGAAACTGAACATGCTTCACTTTGCACCGAGCTCGACACTTTGATTATCTCCACTTTCCCCACTGTCCTTCTCCCGCCTTCATCTACCGCTTCATTGCCTGCAGTGATGTCCCTCAATGCTGGTGTCGGCGGGCTCGAATCAGCATTATGTACTGAAGATCTTGCAAGAATGTACCTCCGTTTTGCGACTAATAGGGGTTGGAAAGTGGAAGAAATAAGTCGGGTAGAAGGAACGGGGGGGAAAGGCGGTGGTGGGATAAGAGAACTGACGGTCAAGTTTGAGCCACCGCAGTATGCTGAAGAAGGAACGGAGGTTTATGGGGCGTTGCAATGGGAGAAAGGGGTGCATAGAATACAGAGGGTGCCGGCGAATGAGACTCAGGGTAGAATACATACCTCTACGGTCGCTGTCATC GTATTGCCGATGTATCCGGATACCGCCGAGGCTCCCCTAGTGGATCCTAAAGACGTCAGAATTGATGTTATGCGGGCCAGAGGTGCAGGTGGTCAACATGTCAATCGTACCGAGTCTGCTGTGCGATTGACCCATATACCCACCGGTATCACTGTCTCCATGCAAGATTCTCGTAGTCAACATCAA AACCGAGCATGGGCTTGGGAAATTCTTAGAGCTAGACTATCAGAAAAGAAGCACAATGAGGAAGTGGAGGCTCGACGGGCTAGTCGACGGGACCAGGTGAAAGGTGCCGACCGAAGTGATAAGATTCGGACGTACAACTTTAACCAA GATCGCTTAACGGACCATCGCTTTGGAATTACCGTGACAGGCTTGCAACGTGTTCTTGATGGCGAAGGTCTTGAAGATGTCATCTCaatgatgaagaaagaCGTCGACGAAAGAAGATTAGAGGCTCTTTTGgagggtgaagaagatctTGACTACTAA
- a CDS encoding Hypothetical protein (Similar to TIGR gene model, INSD accession AAW46291.1; CNK01230): protein MQAKALGESLKDTKFDYIFTSDLKRAHWTSQQILKNQADPKPPLVVSELLREQHFGEGEQKPFGDGSRWVRQPGRVFKFPGGESLTDVRKRADQAVEQFIEPILRECRGRPATSKHVAVVAHGIFNSEFLGALMARRKMNAPLEWSYRGMTNTGWTKAEVGYADEANIETTTRISTDPSGPISPSSAPSSPPSSTPNPDNLEPLVIKVLCSDVTDHLQGVVRQKGGLGSQSYDEKQEDIRKFFGGGGRK from the exons ATG CAAGCCAAAGCATTAGGTGAATCTTTGAAGGATACCAAGTTCGATTACATCTTTACCTCTGACCTCAAAAGGGCTCACTGGACT TCCCAGCAAATACTAAAGAACCAAGCAGACCCAAAGCCCCCACTTGTAGTCTCAGAGCTCTTGAGGGAGCAGCATTTCGGCGAGG GTGAGCAGAAACCGTTTGGCGATGGGTCAAGATGGGTGCGACAACCAGGAAGAGTTTTCAAGTTCCCAGGGGGTGAAAGTCTCACCGATGTTCGTAAACGTGCCGACCAAGC TGTTGAGCAGTTCATTGAACCGATATTGAGAGAGTGTAGAGGGAGACCGGCTACATCAAAACACGTCGCGGTGGTTGCCCATGGAATTTTTAACTCTGAGTTTTTGGGTGCGTTGATggcgaggaggaagatgaatgCACCGTTAGAATGGAGCTACAGAG GAATGACCAAT ACTGGATGGACCAAAGCTGAGGTTGGATACGCC GACGAAGCGAACATAGAAACTACCACCAGAATCAGCACAGATCCCTCTGGTCCCatttctccatcttctgCGCCATCCTCACCTCCCTCCAGTACACCGAATCCAGATAATCTCGAGCCACTTGTCATCAAAGTGCTATGCTCGGATGTCACTGATCACTTGCAAGGGGTGGTTAGACAAAAAGGCGGTCTTGGTAGTCAAAGTTATGACGAAAAACAAGAAGATATTAGGAAATTCTTTGGTGGCGGGGGGAGGAAATGA
- a CDS encoding Cytoplasm protein, putative (Similar to TIGR gene model, INSD accession AAW46290.1) yields the protein MQTSDPGHLFQTTAQLKQAASRERKLKAAEKIGSPITLSSKVLSLEIRGNDAFTAESGWQARRVDLKTGKTTRLYRGHQGPVTSVAFAKSQGENPADILLTGSWDKTIRVWDADTGAHLQTLEGHTDFIKSVTVIHSSPPLLLSTSSDRTCRLWDLSEILKDDGNARSSQILKEHTRPVECAAWKADVDEDGKPTETITVWTGDSLGVIKKWKVEQGKLVYQDDIPGHETSVAKLIVAEEGLWSVSMDKTAILHPFADASAFTIPHNSYVKSILPLTSFALPNAHSLVLTGSEDEDISVWDIESRPPKLKGTIQGHCAEVSDIKPYLRERDGKPELVVVSAGLDATLRTWTIQDVLNPPELVYDEPEEKNAVGLTEEEERELAELMSEDEN from the exons ATGCAAACCTCCGACCCAGGTCACCTCTTCCAAACGACCGCCCAACTTAAACAAGCAGCTTCTCGAGAGCGCAAATTGAAAGCTGCCGAGAAGATCGGCAGCCCCATCACTTTGTCCAGCAAAGTCCTTAGTCTCGAAATTAGGGGCAACGATGCCTTCACTGCAGAGAGTGGATGGCAAGCTAGGAGAGTTGACCTCAAG ACAGGCAAGACCACTCGGCTGTATCGAGGTCACCAAGGTCCCGTTACTAGTGTGGCGTTCGCGAAATCACAAGGGGAAAATCCCGCAGACATTTTGCTTACTGGATCATGGGATAAGACCATTCGTGTCTGGGACGCCGATACCGGCGCACACTTGCAGACTCTCGAGGGACATACCGACTTTATCAAGTCCGTCACTGTCATCCACAGTTCCCCTCCCCTTTTGCTATCGACTTCATCCGATAGAACGTGTAGACTGTGGGATTTGTCCGAAATTCTCAAAGATGATGGCAATGCAAGAAGTAGTCAGATATTGAAAGAGCACACTAGACCTGTGGAATGCGCGGCTTGGAAAGCAGATGTGGATGAGGATGGGAAGCCAACGGAAACAATCACAGTTTGGACTGGGGACTCTCTTGGTGTGATTAAGAAGTGGAAAGTTGAACAGGGCAAGCTAGTATATCAAGATGATATACCTGGGCATGAGACAAGTGTTGCAAAGTTGATCGTTGCTGAGGAAGGATTATGGAGTG TGTCTATGGACAAAACGGCTATACTTCACCCTTTCGCAGATGCTTCAGCATTCACCATCCCCCACAACTCATATGTCAAATCTATTCTTCCCTTGACATCTTTTGCCCTACCGAATGCACATTCGCTTGTATTGACTGGGtcagaagatgaagacatCAGCGTGTGGGATATTGAATCACGACCTCCCAAACTTAAAGGAACCATTCAAGGCCATTGTGCTGAAGTGTCGGATATAAAGCCTTACCTCAGAGAACGAGATGGCAAGCCTGAACTGGTTGTTGTCAGTGCTGGTTTAGACGCAACGTTACGGACTTGGACCATTCAAG ATGTCTTAAACCCACCCGAACTGGTGTACGACGAACCAGAGGAAAAGAATGCTGTGGGTCtgacagaagaagaagagagagagtTGGCCGAGTTGATGTCTGAAGATGAAAATTAG
- a CDS encoding Hypothetical protein (Similar to TIGR gene model, INSD accession AAW46289.1; CNK01210) gives MSHSSNSSLLQQHRPESLPPQLPDRAVAVSQAQAHWLETHERTQQLLCKSRSRDLLVAANKDSTFSPRSSFSQLSSLSQPAASSSAGLKYLSVEPTSEEFVDHAVADVRSPLSDSSENIQSCASLLANAQVTAIGEAMSKERWQPDESSALCTFPLCTANFAQSSYFFLRHRRHHCRLCGQLFCGTHSAQRAPLIHSTHTGRAIVHARVCDMCLPRPESSDAPYPTLSQPRKISSSVSEPLSSDASILVTPSDDDVAMLSSNTGSSILRASTIAEHASVADVDERLAPIEDWMDRSGVLSLYPLAVKPSHSRSKRSSSPAPSVAPLFAPSLKYRRAAKENELARQTLRQRRLGKDDFWLPENWGYKREDFDPTCRDDESEKTVGGVVEDGPIRFRTRVVTPLATPLRV, from the exons ATGTCTCACTCCTCCAACTCTTCTCTGCTTCAACAGCACCGCCCGGAATCCCTTCCGCCCCAACTCCCAGACCGCGCCGTGGCCGTCTCTCAAGCTCAAGCTCATTGGCTCGAAACCCACGAGCGCACCCAGCAGCTGCTTTGCAAGTCGAGAAGTCGTGATC TTCTCGTGGCCGCAAACAAAGACTCTACATTCTCCCCCCGGTCCTCTTTCTCGCAACTTAGCTCCCTATCCCAGCCTGCGGCTTCCAGCTCTGCTGGACTAAAGTACCTCAGCGTGGAACCCACTTCTGAAGAATTCGTCGACCATGCCGTGGCAGACGTCCGCTCGCCGCTGTCCGATAGTTCCGAAAATATCCAAAGCTGCGCTAGCTTGCTCGCGAATGCACAAGTTACTGCTATTGGCGAGGCCATGAGCAAGGAACGATGGCAG CCCGACGAATCATCAGCGCTTTGCACTTTCCCCTTGTGTACGGCCAATTTCGCGCAGAGCAGCTACTTTTTCCTTCGTCATCGGCGCCACCACTGTCGCTTGTGCGGTCAACTTTTCTGTGGCACTCACTCTGCTCAGCGAGCCCCCCTCATTCACTCCACCCATACAGGGCGTGCCATCGTCCATGCCCGTGTTTGTGATATGTGTCTTCCTCGTCCCGAGTCATCCGACGCACCTTACCCTACCTTGTCTCAGCCAAGAAAAATTAGCTCTTCCGTGAGCGAGCCACTTTCATCGGACGCTTCCATCTTGGTGACTCCCagcgatgatgatgtcGCTATGCTCTCTTCCAACACTGGCAGCAGTATTCTCCGCGCTTCTACCATTGCTGAGCATGCTTCTGTTGCCGATGTTGACGAACGACTTGCTCCTATCGAGGACTGGATGGATCGTTCCGGTGTCCTATCCCTATATCCACTCGCCGTTAAGCCCTCTCATTCTCGTTCCAAGCGCTCCAGCTCCCCCGCGCCTTCTGTCGCTCCCTTGTTTGCACCTTCTCTCAAATACAGACGAGCCGCCAAGGAGAATGAGCTCGCCAGGCAGACTTTGAGGCAAAGACGACTGGGAAAGGATGACTTTTGGCTTCCTGAAAATTGGGGATACAAGCGAGAGGACTTCGACCCTACATGTAGAGACGATGAGAGTGAAAAGACAGTCGGTGGTGTGGTAGAAGATGGACCTATCAGGTTTAGAACCAGGGTTGTTACGCCTTTGGCTACTCCCTTGCGAGTTTAG
- a CDS encoding Hypothetical Protein (Similar to TIGR gene model, INSD accession AAW46288.1) has translation MAGIYNGHILEFPHIRVDSFVAPPASHRPQWLIPRPSSSPSQPLELYQPPRAQLFLLTHTHADHVVGLTSDFTGYIICSPDTKRMLLDLEPERERQWLDKGIRETKVKRFGGLAAKRGIDGKIVDRIEALPYGQPKVFTLGYENDKPQEVTITLLDANHCPGSTMFLITSGKKAVLHTGDVRADTKFIDSLKRNPILQEFLAPISMYRKAKSLVGGGRRVLDRIYLDTAAMLGTGDMPDKEPILQELVEIMGLYPEDTTFFLNTWCFGSEDVIKEVARYFNEKVHVDRYKSQIYSAIRSDPFLLNCTTTDPLETRFHACERFAKCVACRRFDDESSKPIYNLDKMIVHVNMVEVKQVGWDSRRQGFMETLFKAARKGGPWPFNIDIPISRHSTLPELQSLVKLFKPLALTPNTVASYAKGLDYYLLPDLFEDCLSPGAHDRIIAERDHYLGQVYGKWYSEGLNKLRQQGFGVYPDVDKVEREDYYYKREDYLPEDMGAEGFLSREAQKVSGTTRTDISMDQVSRFGGLPSLSPEEIYNRASRLMNQAVVENSKPAAINKGDEWEYDTEEESMGRRKRRKRFVSSPYESSQEVMTEAEEQEEGNVCVMHVEEKHRADLKQFADNVQSMPTPEVAINRVQTPRTSPSDVKSRAPNSNTVKAKLEPVSPRVPLHILRPNSHHISGFSMSDKPFLATSSNTKAPDGNDRERTGSRYPLSRQSKTRGRRSMSKEELGRMRKRLAEGGGPGLGRGLGLVKRDDV, from the exons ATGGCAGGCATCTACA ATGGCCATATCCTGGAATTTCCCCACATTCGGGTAGACTCTTTTGTCGCTCCGCCAGCATCCCATCGACCTCAGTGGCTTATCCCTCGgccttcctcatctccatctcaACCTCTTGAACTTTATCAACCTCCGCGAGCTCAACTGTTTCTGCTGACCCACACACATGCTGACCATGTCGTGGGACTTACTTCGGACTTTACAGGATATATAATATGCTCCCCAGATACAAAGCGGATGCTGTTGGATCTGGAACCAGAGAGGGAGAGACAATGGTTGGATAAAGGGATTAGAGAGACTAAAGTCAAGAGATTTGGTGGATTAGCGGCGAAGAGAGGGATCGATGGAAAGATAGTCGATCGTATA GAAGCGTTGCCGTATGGGCAACCTAAAGTCTTCACTTTAGGCTACGAAAATGATAAACCTCAGGAGGTAACTATAACGTTACTGGATGCCAACCATTGTCCCGGATCGACTAT GTTCCTCATAACGTCTGGTAAAAAGGCTGTGCTTCACACAGGTGATGTGCGAGCAGATACGAAGTTCATTGACTCGTTGAAAAGAAATCCCATCCTTCAGGAGTTTCTTGCTCCAATTTCCATGTATAGGAAAGCCAAAAGTCTTGTTGGaggcggaagaagagtgTTGGACAGGATTTATCTGGACACAGCAGCAAT GTTGGGAACTGGTGATATGCCAGATAAGGAGCCGATTCTACAAGAGCTGGTAGAAATCATGGGTCTTTACCCTGAGGATACTaccttcttcctcaatACTTGGTGTTTCGGCTCGGAAGATGTCATCAAAGAAGTAGCGAGGTATTTCAATGAAAAG GTTCATGTCGACAGGTATAAATCGCAGATTTATTCTGCCATCAGATCTGATCCCTTTCTTCTCAACTGTACAACCACCGACCCCCTTGAAACCCGATTTCACGCTTGTGAACGCTTCGCTAAATGTGTCGCCTGTCGTCGATTTGATGACGAGAGCAGCAAACCGATATACAATCTGGATAAGATGATTGTGCATGTGAATATGGTAGAAGTGAAGCAGGTAGGCTGGGACAGTCGGAGACAGGGGTTCATGGAAACATTGTTCAAGGCGGCTAGAAAAGGTGGTCCTTGGCCATTTAACATT GATATCCCCATCTCACGTCACAGTACTCTTCCTGAATTACAATCACTGGTCAAGCTGTTTAAACCGTTGGCCCTCACCCCCAATACCGTCGCCTCCTATGCCAAAGGTTTGGATTACTATCTCTTGCCTGACCTATTCGAAGACTGCCTCTCGCCTGGAGCTCACGACCGCATAATAGCTGAGCGAGATCATTACCTTGGGCAGGTGTATGGTAAATGGTACTCTGAGGGCTTGAATAAGCTTAGGCAGCAAGGTTTTGGTGTTTATCCAGACGTAGATAAAGTAGAAAGGGAGGATTACTACTACAAGCGAGAGGACTACCTTCCGGAAGATATGGGTGCCGAGGGTTTCTTAAGCCGTGAGGCACAAAAAGTATCAGGCACGACCAGGACGGACATCTCGATGGACCAAGTGAGCCGCTTTGGGGGATTGCCGTCGCTCAGCCCGGAAGAGATATACAATCGCGCCTCACGACTTATGAATCAGGCTGTCGTAGAGAATTCGAAGCCGGCGGCTATAAACAAGGGCGATGAGTGGGAGTATGATACCGAAGAGGAATCAATGGGGCGAAGAAAGCGAAGAAAGAGGTTTGTTAGTTCGCCATACGAGTCATCACAAGAGGTGATGACGGAAGCTGAGGAACAGGAGGAGGGCAATGTTTGTGTAATGCACGTGGAGGAGAAACACAGGGCCGATTTGAAGCAGTTCGCAGATAACGTTCAATCGATGCCGACCCCAGAGGTTGCCATCAATCGAGTTCAAACTCCGCGAACATCGCCATCGGATGTCAAATCACGCGCACCGAATTCAAATACGGTCAAAGCGAAACTTGAACCCGTATCACCTCGCGTGCCTCTACATATTCTTCGGCCAAATTCTCATCATATTTCTGGGTTTTCGATGAGCGATAAGCCTTTTCTCGCAACCTCTTCCAATACAAAAGCTCCAGACGGCAATGATAGAGAGCGCACTGGGTCTCGATACCCCCTCTCAAGGCAGAGTAAGACGCGAGGAAGGCGATCGATGAGTAAAGAAGAACTTGGGAGGATGCGAAAGCGCTTGGCGGAGGGCGGGGGACCGGGGTTAGGGAGGGGACTAGGACTAGTGAAGAGAGATGATGTTTAA
- a CDS encoding Hypothetical protein (Similar to TIGR gene model, INSD accession AAW46216.1; CNK01250), which yields MNSLSSHKCAYCTERDLECTYIEDAQRRGPPKGYLETVEQRCGRLEKLLQQLHPDFNFDSYVGPPIDRRTFDLVTYRDLLDTLDIPHYPSQKPIDIDDSRLGLSTSDPSVTAVSSSGSANTLLNLKRILARFYKTVSLDVQGESDTEETEIEARTQLSVAESMRQMDARDHHWRYHGTASGIQFMAHLQELRSRAASRMMDFVACVNNVKRQQFWEVPEWELAIASEGLNPLDLSSWPEKGLDQRLIDAYFDHVNLHLPLLNRKVFQEQYGSGRWKNHHGFARVCLLLFANGARYLDDDPRVIWPLDQCTSESGRDTIINDPHNLRHYSAGWRYVRSYLRMGQSIVQGPNLFELQSRVLTCQFVAGTAIPHFIWIVAGYGLRSAQELGIHMRATLLHADPIERELCSRAFWCLYHIDRISCSAIGRTIAVQDYDFDLKYPADVDDEYWSTGDREKDFQQPVGKGPSMLAVFIETLKLDHILGAALQTIHTHSKGWQKSKEITAKYAILAELDSALNSWESHVPQTLKWNPHQSDTRLFKQCALLYCRYHYVRMLIHKPFIPIQYKAKKQHSDAPPSLRICVDAARSLAGILDACLVRGRREHYQPSVDVEMALPMWHAATILLVDIFSEKQTVSERETTLMCLRCCQQASAVLEGTWRQVGKYSDFLASLMDETIMPPVVGESSGGGEKRARQDDDGERLKKRAWRAGSEPIMGSRGEDEEGSSHSRSQSRMNALFSQQEPISTPFASTDIPSVSCASTYGIPNPNTQPPSFPYSQTRGEYPSQPSPAAFVAPAQDIFQSSDIVYDWLMNMAGAAPQTLSMSSMALDGVESGMDDPIWAQLFGDTVFCESRQEYNHHVNQLTPCKKCIIVVSKHNPCTQAKILMFITLHYVHI from the exons ATGAACAGTCTTAGTAGCCATA AATGTGCTTACTGTACTGAACGCGACTTAGAATGTACCTATATTGAGGACGCTCAACGAAGAGGTCCTCCTAAAGG TTATCTGGAAACTGTCGAGCAACGCTGCGGAAGACTCGAGAAGCTACTTCAGCAG CTTCATCCCGACTTCAATTTCGATTCCTATGTAGGCCCGCCAATTGATCGTCGGACATTTGACCTTGTTACCTATCGCGACCTCCTCGATACCCTTGACATCCCACATTACCCATCTCAAAAGCCTATAGACATTGATGATTCTCGCCTCGGATTATCAACTTCCGATCCTTCAGTAACTGCGGTGTCTTCTTCTGGGTCCGCGAACACGTTATTGAACCTCAAGCGAATTCTGGCGCGCTTCTACAAGACTGTCAGTTTGGATGTTCAAGGAGAGTCTGATACGGAAGAGACTGAGATTGAAGCTCGAACGCAGCTTAGCGTGGCAGAGTCGATGAGGCAGATGGATGCTCGGGACCACCACTGGAGATACCACGGAACTGCCTCTGGTATCCAGTTTATGGCTCATCTGCAAGAACTTCGGTCCCGCGCCGCATCGAGAATGATGGACTTTGTTGCCTGTGTCAACAATGTAAAGAGGCAGCAATTCTGGGAGGTTCCAGAATGGGAACTCGCCATTGCCAGCGAAGGCTTGAACCCCCTCGACTTATCAAGCTGGCCCGAAAAAGGCCTTGACCAGCGACTTATCGACGCCTATTTTGACCACGTCAACTTGCATTTACCGCTACTTAATCGAAAAGTCTTTCAAGAGCAGTATGGTTCTGGCAGATGGAAAAATCATCACGGGTTTGCAAGGGTTTGCCTGTTACTGTTCGCGAATGGAGCGCGGTATCTTGATGATGACCCCAGAGTCATTTGGCCACTCGATCAGTGCACGTCAGAAAGTGGGCGCGATACCATAATCAATGACCCTCATAATCTGAGGCACTATTCTGCGGGATGGAGATATGTCCGCAGCTACTTGCGTATGGGTCAAAGTATCGTCCAGGGTCCAAATCTTTTTGAACTGCAGAGTAGGGTTCTTACATGTCAATTCGTTGCAGGAACTGCCATCCCTCACTTTATCTGGATAGTTGCTGGTTATGGTCTTCGTTCTGCTCAAGAACTCGGTATTCACATGCGCGCTACCCTCCTCCATGCGGACCCTATTGAGCGAGAACTCTGCAGTCGAGCGTTTTGGTGTCTTTACCATATTGATCGCATTAGTTGTTCCGCCATTGGGCGCACCATCGCCGTCCAGGACTATGATTTCGATTTGAAGTATCCTGCGGATGTCGACGACGAGTACTGGTCCACGGGGGATCGAGAAAAGGACTTCCAGCAGCCAGTTGGCAAGGGTCCATCGATGCTCGCCGTATTTATCGAAACTCTGAAACTTGACCACATCCTCGGGGCGGCTCTGCAGACAATTCACACTCACAGCAAAGGATGGCAGAAATCCAAGGAGATCACTGCCAAATACGCCATCTTGGCTGAGCTTGACTCTGCTCTTAACAGTTGGGAATCACATGTCCCGCAGACTTTGAAGTGGAACCCCCACCAGTCTGACACTCGTTTATTCAAGCAATGCGCCTTGTTGTACTGTCGCTATCACTATGTCCGAATGCTAATCCACAAACCTTTTATCCCCATCCAATACAAAGCCAAAAAGCAACATTCTGATGCTCCGCCGTCGCTTCGAATATGCGTCGATGCAGCTCGTTCATTAGCAGGCATTCTTGATGCCTGTCTCGTGCGCGGACGACGCGAACATTACCAACCTTCTGTAGATGTTGAGATGGCCCTCCCGATGTGGCACGCAGCCACTATTTTACTCGTTGACATCTTTTCAGAGAAGCAGACTGTGTCGGAACGAGAAACAACGTTGATGTGTCTGCGATGTTGCCAGCAGGCGAGTGCTGTACTGGAAGGAACCTGGAGGCAAGTTGGAAAATATTCTGATTTCCTGGCATCCTTGATGGATGAGACTATCATGCCCCCAGTGGTTGGTGAGAGTAGTGGCGGGGGTGAAAAGCGAGCCAGGCAGGATGACGACGGTGAAAGGTTGAAGAAAAGGGCTTGGAGAGCAGGTAGCGAGCCCATAATGGGCTCAAGgggtgaagatgaggaaggtAGTTCGCACTCAAGGTCTCAGTCAAGGATGAATGCTCTTTTCTCACAACAAGAACCCATCAGCACCCCGTTTGCCAGCACCGACATACCTTCTGTGTCTTGTGCCTCTACCTACGGTATTCCCAACCCTAACACCCAACCCCCTTCTTTCCCGTACTCTCAAACTCGAGGAGAGTATCCCAGTCAACCATCACCGGCTGCTTTCGTGGCGCCTGCTCAAGACATTTTTCAGTCTTCGGATATTGTATATGACTGGTTGATGAATATGGCGGGTGCTGCCCCACAAACGCTTAGTATGAGTTCAATGGCGTTAGATGGAGTTGAAAGTGGGATGGACGACCCAATTTGGGCCCAGCTTTTTGGCGACACGGTGTTTTGTGAGTCCCGTCAAGAATATAATCATCATGTGAACCAACTAACCCCTTGTAAGAAATGTATTATTGTAGTTTCAAAACATAATCCATGTACACAAGCAAAAATATTGATGTTcattacattacattacGTTCACATATGA
- a CDS encoding Hypothetical Protein (Similar to TIGR gene model, INSD accession AAW46287.1): protein MATSSLLQTALQNLHVSQQIHQQSHTPHPPSSPGSTSSRLSSTGGTPPMSDWEADDDEIITVGKGTRPATPVGGRGGVKLSSLWGEKSRDPLRTLPTHLAVRIFLMLDIRSLARCDRVCKRWHKSSTLNYVWFLQNRALLLPHISAPEVPGGKTRKVDEEIEFFDPYDKSPRLSSLPPPPMPTSTQPQWTKIESKKKWKSQFKHTFKRTDPTAEPEPDRGRVDIASLHSSGFSTPTGSHSYAGLGSGNSSRWEAIGEEVPSSTERKLAAREVYKSLGGRKSRVKRKMGGELGAKDKGGAIDDNRFDAPW from the exons ATGGCAACTTCATCTCTACTTCAAACAGCTCTCCAAAACCTCCATGTCTCCCAGCAAATTCACCAGCAATCGCACACGCCTCATCCGCCGTCTTCCCCCGGTTCCACCTCTTCGCGCCTATCATCTACTGGGGGGACTCCACCAATGTCTGATTGGGAGGCTGACGACGATGAGATAATTACTGTTGGAAAGGGTACTAGACCTGCTACTCCTgttggtggaagaggaggtgTCAAGCTGTCTAGCCTCTGGGGAGAAAAATCAAGAGATCCA CTCAGAACATTGCCAACACATCTTGCCGTGAGGATCTTCTTGATGCTTGACATTAGATCCTTAGCTCGATGCGACAGAGTTTGTAAACGATGGCACAAGTCTTCCACTTTAAACTATG TATGGTTCCTCCAAAACCGTGCTCTATTACTTCCCCATATAAGTGCCCCAGAAGTTCCAGGAGGCAAAACTCGTAAAGTTGACGAGGAGATCGAGTTCTTTGATCCTTATGACAAATCCCCCCGTCTTTCCTCACTACCACCACCTCCTATGCCTACCTCCACCCAGCCACAATGGACGAAGATAGAGAGCAAAAAAAAGTGGAAATCACAATTCAAGCACACTTTCAAAAGAACAGACCCGACTGCCGAGCCAGAACCTGACAGAGGTAGGGTCGATATCGCAAGCTTACACTCTTCCGGCTTCTCGACTCCAACCGGGAGTCACTCTTATGCTGGTCTTGGGAGTGGAAATTCTTCGCGCTGGGAGGCTATTGGCGAGGAAGTTCCCAGCTCCACTGAGCGCAAGCTGGCTGCGAGGGAGGTTTACAAGTCCCTTGGTGGCAGGAAAAGTAGAGTCAAGAGAAAGATGGGGGGTGAATTAGGAGCTAAGGATAAAGGCGGAGCAATCGACGATAACAGATTCGATGCTCCCTGGTGA